From Nicotiana tabacum cultivar K326 chromosome 22, ASM71507v2, whole genome shotgun sequence, one genomic window encodes:
- the LOC107804818 gene encoding transcription factor BIM2, with product MVRTVKTHHEDDEEDDEEFSSRTPDGSSQKGKSNDGKGNSHRSKHSETEQRRRIKINERFQALRNLIPETDQKRDRASFLLEVIQYIQFLQEKLQWYEGAHQGWSAEPSKLMPWRSTSGPVEGFVEQSQIIRNGSTHEDNIVINPTLLTSAQNSVEPNLSTAALYTDDPHMEANEAVAFNMPLQCNLFENASIQPSRSSPDAEHCASQPQSLYWPGKQDAIDSDVPSYGRNDQEEVKVDGEEAGNSNVYSQRLLSTLNQTLASMGVDLSQANVKVQLDIAKCPSSGDNYDHARKRLRTESSM from the exons ATGGTGAGAACTGTGAAAACTCACCATGAAGATGACGAAGAGGACGATGAGGAGTTTTCTTCCAGAACTCCTGATGGCTCTTCTCAAAAGG GGAAGAGCAATGATGGGAAGGGAAATTCTCATCGCTCAAAGCATTCTGAGACGGAGCAGCGAAGGAGGATCAAAATTAACGAGAG ATTTCAGGCTCTAAGGAATCTCATACCTGAAACTGATCAGAAGAGAGACAGAGCTTCATTCTTGTTAGAG GTTATACAGTATATCCAGTTTTTACAAGAGAAATTGCAGTGGTATGAGGGAGCCCACCAAGGATGGAGCGCAGAACCCTCGAAGTTGATGCCATGG AGAAGCACTTCTGGGCCTGTAGAAGGCTTTGTAGAACAGTCTCAAATAATCAGAAATGGCTCTACTCATGAAGATAATATTGTCATTAACCCGACGTTACTTACAAGTGCACAGAACTCTGTAGAACCGAACTTGAGTACCGCTGCTTTATATACAGATGATCCCCATATGGAAGCGAATGAAGCAGTTGCCTTTAACATGCCACTGCAGTGTAATCTATTTGAAAATGCGTCCATTCAACCTTCTCGATCGTCTCCTGATGCTGAGCATTGTGCTTCCCAGCCGCAATCATTATATTGGCCAGGTAAACAGGATGCAATCGACTCTGATGTTCCGAGCTATGGTAGAAATGATCAGGAAGAAGTGAAAGTTGATGGTGAAGAAGCTGGCAACTCAAATGTGTATTCTCAAAG GTTGCTGAGCACCTTAAACCAGACACTAGCATCTATGGGAGTCGATTTATCACAGGCCAATGTTAAAGTACAGCTTGATATTGCAAAATGCCCAAGTAGTGGAGATAATTATGATCACGCTCGTAAAAGGCTTAGAACAGAAAGTAGCATGTGA
- the LOC107804817 gene encoding uncharacterized protein LOC107804817: MINKRISWFWIILHLLNLSVSQARPISRHHLTAVVIGTVLCDACYLQDFSKASHFIPGAIVAVECANSGKRSSFYQEVKTNKHGKFSVHLPFLVDKYVKQIKGCSVKLISSSKPHCAVASPATSSSFQLRSRKKGIHIFSNGFFTFKPVNQPKLCNQKPSSHSTYNKEVYLENSLTSTPNDPTFSQPIHGTPSSFTTIKQGLLPPLPRLPPLPELPPLPPLPLFPPIFRPPPTSPPSTFPPFIPPPLPVLTPLSPPMSPPSIFPPIITTPIPGLTPLPPPPPPPTFPLPPFPFHPIPGFPGVPPATTLSPEKKNSP, encoded by the exons ATGATAAACAAGAGAATATCTTGGTTTTGGATTATACTCCACTTACTTAACCTTTCAGTTTCACAGGCTAGGCCTATTTCCAGACATCACCTAACTGCTGTTGTTATAGGGACTGTGCTCTGTGATGCTTGCTACCTACAAGATTTTTCAAAGGCTAGTCACTTCATTCCAG GAGCTATTGTTGCAGTAGAATGTGCAAATTCAGGTAAAAGGTCAAGTTTTTACCAGGAAGTGAAGACAAATAAGCATGGAAAATTCAGTGTACACCTTCCTTTCTTGGTGGACAAATATGTCAAGCAAATTAAAGGATGTTCGGTTAAGCTGATCAGCAGCAGCAAGCCACATTGTGCTGTGGCATCACCAGCAACTTCATCTTCCTTCCAACTCCGCTCGAGGAAAAAAGGGATACATATTTTCTCTAATGGATTCTTCACTTTCAAACCTGTCAACCAACCAAAGCTCTGCAACCAAAAGCCAAGTAGCCATAGTACCTACAACAAAGAAGTATATCTGGAGAATTCTTTAACTTCAACTCCTAATGATCCCACATTTTCTCAACCAATTCACGGTACACCATCAAGTTTTACTACCATAAAACAAGGATTGCTTCCACCTCTTCCAAGATTGCCTCCTCTGCCGGAGCTCCCTCCTCTACCACCTCTTCCATTATTTCCACCAATTTTTCGTCCACCTCCAACGTCTCCACCTTCAACATTTCCTCCATTTATTCCACCACCTCTACCAGTTTTAACTCCTCTTTCACCTCCAATGTCTCCACCTTCAATATTTCCTCCAATTATCACAACACCTATACCAGGTTTAACTCCATTACCACCACCACCTCCGCCACCAACATTCCCTCTCCCTCCGTTCCCATTCCATCCCATACCTGGCTTCCCTGGAGTTCCTCCTGCTACCACTTTATCTCCAGAGAAAAAGAACTCTCCTTAG